From Bacteroidota bacterium, the proteins below share one genomic window:
- a CDS encoding SDR family oxidoreductase yields the protein MLKENSLKDKVIIVTGGGTGLGKEMTKSFLRLGAKVCIASRKTDVLQKSAIELRKETGGDIIYTQCDIRNYAEVEAMISKVVEHFGHFNVLVNNAAGNFISPTERLSHRAFDTVVDIVLKGSYNCTLAAGKYWITENIKGTILSILTTYAFTGSAYVVPSACGKAGVFAMTQSLAVEWGKFGIRLNAIAPGAFASEGAWSRLLPGELMHKYNPAKYNALNRFGEHQELTNLASYLVSDFSSFITGEMMVIDGGQWLKGAGQFSMLHDIAEDQWDTIGELSRKGKSK from the coding sequence ATGCTAAAGGAAAATTCTCTTAAAGATAAAGTTATCATAGTTACGGGTGGCGGAACCGGATTGGGCAAAGAAATGACCAAGTCTTTTTTAAGACTTGGTGCTAAAGTTTGTATTGCCAGCCGAAAAACAGATGTATTACAAAAAAGCGCAATAGAATTGCGCAAAGAGACCGGAGGAGATATTATTTACACCCAATGCGATATACGCAATTATGCGGAAGTAGAAGCCATGATAAGCAAAGTAGTCGAACACTTTGGACATTTCAATGTATTGGTCAATAATGCTGCGGGAAACTTTATCAGCCCGACAGAAAGACTTTCACACCGCGCGTTTGACACCGTAGTGGACATCGTACTCAAAGGCTCATATAACTGCACATTGGCTGCCGGCAAGTATTGGATTACAGAAAACATCAAAGGCACAATATTAAGCATTTTAACAACCTATGCTTTTACCGGCTCTGCGTATGTTGTTCCATCTGCGTGCGGCAAAGCGGGGGTCTTTGCCATGACGCAATCTTTGGCGGTAGAATGGGGCAAATTTGGAATCAGACTTAATGCGATAGCTCCGGGTGCATTTGCATCTGAAGGGGCATGGTCAAGGCTGCTACCGGGAGAACTCATGCACAAATATAATCCTGCAAAATATAATGCACTCAACAGGTTTGGAGAACATCAAGAGTTGACCAACCTTGCCTCTTATTTGGTTTCAGATTTCTCTTCTTTTATAACAGGCGAAATGATGGTCATAGACGGAGGACAATGGCTCAAGGGTGCAGGACAATTCAGTATGCTTCATGATATTGCTGAAGACCAATGGGACACTATCGGAGAATTGTCACGAAAAGGCAAATCTAAGTAA